The proteins below come from a single Candidatus Kirkpatrickella diaphorinae genomic window:
- a CDS encoding mannitol dehydrogenase family protein, with the protein MKSLRSGIVHLGCGNFHRAHQAVATQAALNEMGAEGHHWGIASATMRRPDLVTQLAQQDNLYTLLTRERTGTTASVIGSLHRVFCAADQPDRLIERIASPTTKIVTLTITATGYHLSADGQLDVTDLNIRNDFNNPSPITAIAFLTRGLERVRQRGTTPPVIICCDNLSHNGVTLRAAVMAFAEAEGRGALAQWIAGHVQFPDTMVDRIVPTPHEGDIADARRLLGGIDDEIPVSAEPWFQWIIQHFDGPRPFWEAHHGTRFVHDVDMFERAKLQMLNGSHMLLAYVGQLTGRETIAEAASDPVLGPLARRFMRFEQTAGLDLQEKELDDYTDELMSRLKNPAIVHEAERIGRNGSAKMAARVIRPMRENISAGRDVTGAVLLIASWIRWFALHEKEALEISLEDPRAAMLKKICAECRDHHAAQAEAFLAMEEVFGPSLPDHDKYVADIAEMLKRISEQNMQNVLQATLKGESLAVP; encoded by the coding sequence GTGAAATCACTTCGGTCCGGCATTGTTCATCTCGGTTGCGGCAATTTTCATCGGGCACATCAGGCCGTCGCGACCCAGGCCGCCCTCAATGAAATGGGCGCCGAAGGCCATCATTGGGGCATCGCATCCGCGACCATGCGCCGCCCTGACCTCGTGACGCAATTGGCGCAGCAGGATAATCTTTACACCCTCCTCACGCGGGAGCGCACGGGCACAACCGCTTCCGTCATTGGCAGCCTGCATAGGGTGTTCTGCGCCGCTGACCAGCCGGACCGCCTTATTGAACGTATCGCCTCCCCCACCACAAAAATCGTGACCCTGACGATAACAGCGACGGGCTACCACCTTTCCGCTGATGGACAGCTTGATGTCACGGATCTGAACATCCGGAATGATTTCAATAATCCCTCTCCCATCACGGCTATCGCATTCCTGACACGTGGCCTTGAGAGGGTCAGGCAAAGAGGCACCACCCCACCGGTCATTATATGTTGCGACAATCTCAGCCATAATGGCGTGACATTGCGCGCTGCCGTCATGGCTTTCGCTGAGGCGGAGGGCAGGGGCGCGCTCGCGCAATGGATCGCGGGGCATGTTCAGTTTCCGGATACAATGGTTGATCGCATCGTCCCAACGCCGCATGAGGGGGATATTGCCGACGCCCGACGCCTTCTGGGCGGGATCGATGATGAGATCCCGGTTTCTGCTGAACCCTGGTTTCAATGGATCATCCAGCATTTCGATGGGCCGCGGCCCTTCTGGGAGGCGCATCATGGCACACGCTTCGTCCATGACGTCGATATGTTTGAGCGCGCCAAGCTCCAGATGCTGAATGGCAGCCACATGTTGCTGGCTTATGTCGGACAGCTCACCGGGCGGGAGACGATCGCCGAGGCCGCGTCCGACCCGGTTTTAGGACCCTTGGCGCGGCGCTTTATGCGCTTCGAGCAGACAGCCGGGCTCGACCTTCAGGAGAAGGAACTTGATGATTACACGGATGAGCTGATGTCGCGCCTGAAAAACCCCGCCATTGTGCATGAGGCCGAGCGTATCGGTCGCAATGGTTCGGCGAAAATGGCGGCCCGCGTGATCCGCCCCATGCGGGAGAATATTTCGGCAGGACGCGACGTGACGGGCGCCGTCCTCCTGATTGCAAGCTGGATTCGGTGGTTCGCCCTGCATGAGAAGGAAGCGCTGGAAATCTCACTGGAAGACCCTCGCGCGGCCATGCTGAAAAAGATCTGCGCCGAATGTCGGGATCATCACGCGGCGCAGGCCGAGGCTTTTCTGGCGATGGAGGAGGTTTTCGGGCCCAGCCTTCCCGATCATGACAAATATGTTGCTGATATCGCCGAGATGCTTAAACGCATTTCCGAGCAGAATATGCAAAATGTTCTGCAGGCGACGCTCAAGGGCGAATCTTTGGCCGTTCCCTGA